Proteins from a genomic interval of Capsicum annuum cultivar UCD-10X-F1 chromosome 4, UCD10Xv1.1, whole genome shotgun sequence:
- the LOC107867373 gene encoding kinesin-like protein KIN-4C: METPEAKDTSQCVRVAVNIRPLVTSELLIGCTDCVTVVPGEPQVQIGSHVFTFDYVFGSGGYASSRIFDECVAPLVDALFQGYNGTVLAYGQTGSGKTYTMGTNYNGEEQTGGVIPMVMNTIFSRAETMKKSAEFLIRVSFIEIFKEEVFDLLDQNAIAFCKADGAAKLTGGGPARVPIQIRETVHGGITLAGVTEAEVRTKEEMASFLLRGSVARATGSTKMNSQSSRSHAIFTISLEQKRIANCSSGSTNDDGDDILCAKLHLVDLAGSERAKRTGADEMRLREGIHINKGLLALGNVISALGDEKKRKEGAHIPYRDSKLTRLLQDSLGGNSKTVMIACVSPADTNAEETLNTLKYANRARNIQNKAIVNRDPMAAQMQRMRSQIEQLQAELLYVRGDSGAPFEELQILKSKISLLEASNAELQREVKERQIHCEQLTQSAIDAQVERDRLILKIESSKNGRPWNEIDNSDQDLDLVKKYVSKIQELEAELLHLQSSSNSKHGEPVDYLGLDYGETCSEDSDIKSIDTNGEAEVKEKELEHSSLQEKLDMELKELDKKLEQKEAEMKRFAGVDTSVLKQHYEKKVHELELEKKALQKEIEALQRSLSNISSNSDESAQKLKEDYLQKLNLLESQVAVLKKKQDAQSQLLRQKQKSDDAAKRLQDEIHRIKTQKVQLQQKIKQESEQFRLWKASREKEVLQLKKEGRRNEYEMHKLLALNQRQKMVLQRKTEEAAMATKRLKDLLESRKTSRDMAGSGSTSSAGFQALMQAIEHELEVTVRVHEVRSEYERQMQERAKMASEVAELKLKTLSDCPQKMSPGARNSRIFALESMLATSSSTLVSMASQLSEAEERERTFSGRGRWNQVRSLADAKNIMNFLFNLASSSRCQQRDREVECREKDAEIRELKEKVVNLVRQIELQKSELRQLESQNNELVQQEKLMKLALEHPIGRTDSSVSNVLSSIDGHAYDLRQKGNRSSLIYSSGWNKTELEEEDMDTSDSDCSYQDKTDTDYGSVCCSCSKRSSCKTNKCECRALGGSCGVLCGCDPLRCSNKETSTKNQFPSLDVVGNEGNTLGTDEAESNQTLASQGAMLLQNALSEKPIQSKDEGESKRKPLSDIGNTRAKSNAPKHNQRKKWRKSTIQLVPVAPTTQASNTDAPIKTSQPDKVADASAKADNTVGEIDTPPLKLPRAMRSALTNGNTLRERNSETNDSAVDLTTPPAPKSPLRQAKPSDEKEN; encoded by the exons ATGGAAACTCCCGAGGCCAAGGACACGTCACAGTGCGTGAGAGTTGCTGTGAACATTAGACCACTAGTTACTTCTGAGCTTCTCATTGGGTGCACTGATTGTGTCACAGTAGTTCCCGGTGAACCACAG GTGCAAATTGGATCACACGTCTTCACATTTGATTATGTATTTGGGAGTGGGGGCTATGCATCTTCACGTATATTTGATGAATGTGTTGCACCTCTTGTGGATGCATTGTTTCAGGGCTACAATGGGACCGTGCTTGCTTATGGTCAG ACGGGCTCTGGGAAAACATATACAATGGGCACTAATTATAACGGTGAAGAGCAGACTGGTGGAGTGATCCCAATGGTTATGAATACTATATTCTCAAGAGCAGAGACAATGAAGAAGTCAGCAGAATTTCTGATCAGGGTGTCCTTCATTGAG ATTTTTAAAGAAGAAGTGTTTGATTTATTGGATCAAAATGCAATAGCCTTTTGCAAAGCTGATGGAGCAGCGAAGCTTACCGGAGGAGGGCCTGCTAGGGTTCCCATTCAAATAAGGGAAACCGTTCATGGAGGGATAACTCTGGCAGGTGTCACAGAGGCAGAAGTTAGGACAAAAGAAGAGATGGCGTCCTTCCTGTTGCGAGGATCAGTGGCACGAGCCACTGGAAGCACAAAGATGAATAGTCAGTCAAG CCGGTCACATGCCATTTTTACCATATCATTAGAACAAAAGAGAATAGCTAATTGTTCAAGTGGATCAAcgaatgatgatggtgatgacaTATTATGTGCCAAGCTTCATTTGGTTGACCTTGCTGGTTCAGAGCGAGCAAAGCGAACTGGAGCTGATGAAATGCGTTTGCGAGAGG GCATTCATATCAACAAGGGATTGCTTGCTCTTGGCAATGTAATCAGCGCCCTTGGTGATGAGAAGAAGCGGAAAGAAGGTGCCCACATCCCATACAGAGATAGCAAGCTAACACGTCTCTTACAG GACTCGCTTGGAGGAAACAGCAAGACAGTTATGATTG CTTGTGTCAGTCCTGCTGACACAAATGCAGAGGAGACTCTAAATACTTTGAAGTATGCAAATCGTGCTCGCAACATTCAGAACAAAGCTATC GTCAACCGTGACCCAATGGCAGCCCAAATGCAAAGAATGAGGAGTCAAATTGAACAGTTGCAAGCCGAGCTTCTTTACGTTCGTGGAGACTCCGGTGCACCATTTGAAGAACTCCAG ATTCTTAAGAGCAAGATTTCGTTGCTTGAAGCAAGCAACGCAGAGCTACAGAGGGAGGTAAAAGAACGCCAGATTCACTGCGAACAATTAACTCAAAGTGCTATTGATGCCCAG GTTGAAAGGGATAGACTGATCTTAAAGATTGAATCTTCTAAAAATGGTAGACCTTGGAATGAGATAGACAACTCTGACCAG GATTTGGATTTGGTGAAAAAGTATGTAAGCAAAATTCAAGAACTAGAAGCAGAGTTGCTTCATTTGCAAAGCTCCAGTAATTCAAAGCATGGTGAACCTGTTGATTATCTTGGGTTAGACTATGGTGAGACCTGTTCAGAGGATTCTGACATCAAAAGTATAGATACAAATG GTGAggctgaagtgaaggagaaagagCTTGAACAttcttctcttcaagaaaaattggATATGGAGCTTAAGGAGTTGGACAAAAAGCTGGAACAGAAGGAG GCTGAAATGAAGAGGTTCGCCGGAGTTGATACCTCAGTTTTAAAGCAACATTATGAAAAAAAGGTCCATGAACTGGAACTAGAAAAGAAAGCTCTGCAG AAAGAAATTGAAGCTCTTCAGCGCAGCCTTTctaatatttcatcaaattctgaTGAAAGTGCTCAAAAGTTGAAGGAAGACTATCTTCAGAAATTAAATCTTCTAGAATCACAG GTTGCTGTGTTGAAGAAGAAACAGGATGCTCAATCTCAGCTTTTGAGACAGAAACAGAAGAGCGATGATGCAGCAAAACGTCTTCAGGATGAAATCCACAGAATTAAGACACAAAAg GTTCAATTACAACAAAAGATAAAACAAGAATCTGAGCAGTTCAGGTTGTGGAAAGCTTCAAGGGAAAAGGAGGTTCTTCAG CTAAAGAAGGAGGGAAGAAGAAATGAATATGAGATGCATAAGCTCTTGGCACTGAACCAGAGGCAAAAGATG GTGTTGCAGCGGAAAACTGAAGAAGCTGCTATGGCCACTAAACGACTTAAGGACTTGCTAGAATCTCGAAAGACATCGCGTGATATGGCAGGTTCTGGAAGTACTAGTTCTGCAGGATTCCAG GCACTGATGCAAGCAATTGAACATGAACTTGAAGTTACTGTCCGGGTGCATGAAGTGCGGTCAGAATATGAGCGCCAGATGCAAGA GAGAGCAAAGATGGCCAGTGAGGTCGCTGAGTTGAAGCTGAAAACCTTAAG TGATTGCCCCCAGAAAATGTCTCCGGGTGCGAGAAATTCCAGGATTTTTGCACTTGAAAGCATGCTTGCCACTTCATCTAGCACACTTGTCTCCATGGCATCACAGTTATCAGAAGCAGAAGAGCGTGAACGTACCTTTAGTGGTAGGGGCAGGTGGAACCAAGTCCGGTCTCTTGCAGATGCAAAAAATATTATGAACTTCTTATTCAACCTTGCATCTTCTTCTAG ATGTCAGCAAAGGGATAGGGAAGTTGAATGCAGGGAAAAGGACGCTGAAATCAGGGAGTTGAAGGAAAAAGTCGTGAATTTGGTCAGACAGATAGAGTTGCAGAAGAGTGAGTTGAGACAGCTAGAGTCGCAGAACAATGAACTGGTTCAGCAGGAAAAGTTGATG AAATTGGCTTTAGAACACCCTATTGGAAGGACAGACAGCTCTGTCTCTAATGTGCTAAGCAGCATTGACGGTCATGCTTATGACCTGAGGCAAAAG GGGAACCGGAGTTCCTTAATTTACAGTAGCGGATGGAACAAGACTGAGCtagaagaagaagatatggaTACATCTGATTCAGATTGTTCTTACCAAGACAAAACTGACACTGATTATGGTTCAGTATGCTGTTCATGCAGTAAAAGATCTTCATGCAAGACGAATAAATGTGAATGCCGGGCTTTAGGTGGTTCTTGTGGGGTATTGTGTGGTTGTGACCCTCTAAGGTGCAGCAACAAAGAAACTTCTACCAAGAACCAGTTTCCCTCATTAGATGTTGTAGGTAATGAGGGGAACACATTGGGAACTGATGAAGCTGAGAGTAATCAAACACTGGCTTCTCAAGGCGCAATGTTACTTCAGAACGCCCTTTCTGAAAAGCCCATCCAGTCAAAGGATGAGGGTGAATCAAAAAGAAAGCCTCTATCCGACATTGGAAATACCAGG GCAAAGTCGAATGCACCAAAACACAATCAGCGGAAGAAATGGCGGAAATCAACAATTCAACTTGTTCCTGTTGCTCCTACGACTCAAGCAAGTAATACAGATGCCCCGATAAAAACATCTCAACCTGACAAAGTTGCTGATGCATCAGCAAAAGCAGACAATACCGTTGGTGAGATTGATACTCCTCCATTAAAATTACCCAGAGCCATGCGTTCTGCATTAACAAATGGAAACACCTTACGAGAAAGGAACTCTGAGACTAATGATTCAGCTGTTGACCTGACAACACCTCCAGCTCCCAAGAGTCCTCTACGGCAGGCAAAGCCATCGGATGAGAAAGAAAATTGA
- the LOC107867374 gene encoding argininosuccinate lyase, chloroplastic has protein sequence MESSLLLSSSNPSSSSFTTSPIFSPSKHALIPKPQNLFFNSTARIALLTCAAQQMNSSPLSTKEVKLWGGRFEESVSDAVEKFTESISFDKALYKQDIMGSKAHASMLAKQGLMGDSDRDTIIKGLEEIERQIEAGQFIWRTDREDVHMNIEAALTDLVGEPAKKLHTARSRNDQVATDFRLWCRDAIDTIISHIKNLQIALIELALQNEGLIVPGYTHLQRAQPVLLQHLLLAYVEQLERDAGRLLDCRERVNFCPLGACALAGTGLPIDRFMTSDALGFTAPMKNSIDAVSDRDFVLELLSANSITAVHLSRLGEEWVLWASEEFGFLTPSDKVSTGSSIMPQKKNPDPMELVRGKSARVIGDLVSLLVLCKGLPHAYNRDLQEDKEPVFDSVKAIVGMLEVSADFAQNVSFNRERIKKALPAGHLDATTLADYLVKKGIPFRTSHDIVGRSVALCVSRNCEIQDLSLDELNSLHPIFDKDVYEYLGVENSIKKFRSYGSTGSECVAAQLDYWISKFGINKER, from the exons ATGGAATCATCACTGTTACTCTCTTCCTCAAacccctcttcttcttccttcacaACTTCCCCCATTTTCTCTCCATCCAAACACGCCCTCATTCCTAAACCCCAAAACCTCTTCTTCAACTCCACTGCTCGGATAGCATTGCTCACCTGCGCAGCCCAACAGATGAACTCATCACCACTTTCTACAAAGGAGGTGAAGTTATGGGGTGGGCGTTTTGAAGAGAGTGTTAGTGATGCTGTTGAGAAGTTTACTGAGTCCATTTCGTTTGATAAAGCTTTGTATAAACAGGATATTATGGGCAGTAAAGCTCATGCCTCAATGCTTGCTAAACAg GGGTTGATGGGTGATAGTGATAGAGACACTATCATAAAAGGTCTCGAAGAGATAGAGAGGCAAATTGAGGCAGGCCAATTCATATGGAGGACGGATAGAGAGGATGTGCATATGAACATTGAAGCAGCGCTTACTGATTTGGTTGGTGAACCTGCCAAAAAGCTTCACACTGCTCGGAGTAGAAACGATCAAGTTGCAACTGACTTTCGCTTGTGGTGTCGTGATGCTATTGACACAATCATTTCACACATTAAGAATCTTCAG ATTGCATTGATTGAACTAGCTCTCCAAAATGAGGGTCTTATTGTTCCTGGATACACTCATCTGCAAAGGGCCCAACCTGTTCTGTTGCAACACCTTCTCTTAGCATATGTTGAACAG CTTGAGCGTGATGCTGGTCGCTTATTAGATTGTAGAGAAAGGGTGAATTTCTGCCCTCTAGGTGCATGTGCATTAGCTGGCACTGGCCTTCCCATTGATAGGTTTATGACTTCTGATGCATTGGGATTCACTGCCCCAATGAAGAACAG CATTGATGCAGTTTCCGATCGAGATTTTGTGCTTGAGTTACTCTCTGCTAATTCCATCACTGCCGTTCATCTCTCTCGCCTGGGTGAAGAATGGGTATTGTGGGCATCTGAAGAATTTGGCTTCTTGACCCCTAGTGATAAAGTTTCCACTGGAAGCAGTATAATGCCCCAGAAGAAGAATCCAGATCCAATGGAACTTGTTCGCGGAAAATCTGCTAGAGTTATAGGGGACTTAGTTTCACTTCTTGTGTTGTGCAAGGGACTTCCTCACGCTTACAACCGAGATTTGCAG GAAGATAAGGAGCCTGTATTTGACAGTGTCAAGGCAATAGTTGGGATGCTCGAGGTCTCAGCTGATTTTGCGCAGAATGTTTCTTTTAACCGAGAGAGGATAAAAAAGGCTCTACCAGCTGGTCATCTTGATGCCACTACACTTGCGGATTACCTTGTGAAAAAG GGAATACCTTTCAGAACTTCTCATGATATAGTTGGGAGGTCTGTCGCATTGTGTGTTTCCAGAAACTgcgagattcaagaccttagccTTGATGAGTTGAACAGTCTACATCCAATATTTGACAAGGATGTCTACGAATACCTTGGGgttgaaaattcaataaagaaattcAGGTCATATGGCTCCACAGGTTCAGAATGTGTTGCAGCTCAGCTTGATTACTGGATTAGTAAGTTTGGTATCAACAAAGAGAGGTAA